A genomic segment from Nicotiana sylvestris chromosome 1, ASM39365v2, whole genome shotgun sequence encodes:
- the LOC104242956 gene encoding uncharacterized protein, producing MRKDKAAVARSSKIKFADSDEHESSSEYEEEKELEEELADVTFEELQRARSDGSDTVYRKFNLEGKTGRANKNRPVEMSSKKPVSRFREIIQVPKKVTRDPRFESLCGQLNEEGFKKRYNFLYEDDLPAEKEDLKKQMKKSNDPEEVIELKNRIAWIDKQLKSAGVKHTEREILSEHKKKEREAAKQGKQPYYLKKSEIRKRKLVEKYKELKASGKLEAYIEKKRRKNASKDHRYLPYRRPGEPEN from the coding sequence ATGAGAAAAGACAAGGCAGCTGTTGCAAGGTCAAGTAAAATCAAATTTGCTGACTCTGATGAACATGAATCCTCGTCCGAATATGAGGAGGAAAAGGAGTTAGAGGAGGAGCTTGCTGATGTGACTTTTGAGGAATTGCAGAGAGCACGATCCGATGGGTCGGATACAGTGTATAGGAAGTTCAATTTGGAAGGAAAAACTGGCCGAGCAAACAAGAATAGGCCAGTAGAGATGAGTAGCAAGAAGCCAGTGAGCAGATTTAGGGAAATCATCCAAGTTCCTAAAAAAGTTACTCGTGATCCTCGCTTTGAGTCTTTATGCGGTCAGCTCAATGAAGAAGGGTTCAAGAAGAGATATAATTTTCTTTATGAGGATGATCTTCCAGCAGAAAAAGAGGATCTGAAGAAACagatgaagaaatcaaatgatccAGAAGAGGTTATTGAACTGAAAAATCGCATTGCTTGGATTGACAAACAATTGAAATCAGCAGGAGTGAAGCACACTGAGAGAGAGATTCTTTCTGAGCacaagaagaaagagagagaagctGCTAAGCAAGGGAAACAACCTTATTACCTCAAAAAATCTGAAATTCGGAAGCGCAAACTTGTTGAGAAATATAAAGAACTCAAGGCATCTGGCAAACTGGAAGCATACATTGAGAAGAAAAGGCGCAAGAATGCTTCAAAAGACCACAGATACTTGCCATATCGTCGTCCTGGCGAGCCAGAGAACTAG
- the LOC138874872 gene encoding 14 kDa proline-rich protein DC2.15-like, with amino-acid sequence MDKLVVASSSIALFLTLNILFFTMVSSITYYPTVTGKCPTDSSKYEVCADFLSDLVHLNLGSQAKTQCCSLIQGIVGADLAYCLCDAIKSNSTSILPLDALSLLFNNCGKNRPWDFRCP; translated from the coding sequence ATGGATAAATTAGTTGTTGCATCCTCCTCCATTGCCCTTTTTCTCACTTTAAATATTCTGTTTTTCACAATGGTTAGTTCCATTACTTATTACCCAACAGTTACAGGTAAATGTCCTACAGATTCATCCAAATACGAAGTGTGTGCTGACTTCTTAAGTGATTTGGTGCACCTTAATTTGGGAAGTCAAGCTAAGACTCAATGTTGCTCTCTCATTCAAGGCATTGTTGGTGCTGATTTGGCTTATTGCCTTTGCGATGCCATTAAATCAAACAGCACCAGTATTCTCCCTCTTGACGCCCTAAGCTTGCTGTTCAACAACTGTGGAAAGAATCGTCCCTGGGATTTCCGATGCCCATAA